One bacterium genomic window carries:
- a CDS encoding GntR family transcriptional regulator, with the protein MVAVSDFSRYETARSRGARLYGHLYADILSGRLRPGEALSETRLAEQHGISRTPVREVLQRLVKEGLLRVVPQIGTFVAPINLSSVNGSQFIREALECRAVRLAAERATRAQIAELRRQIVKQRQAIKSEDHLTFFQLDEVMHRAILDIAGQPLVWSLIASVKAQLDRVRHLSLEDREWLTMIFRQHREIIGCIARHDPVGADHAMQDHLRTVFGAISRIAQRHPEFFEHEPPLALKQDFA; encoded by the coding sequence GTGGTGGCTGTGTCGGACTTTTCACGCTACGAGACTGCGCGCAGCCGAGGCGCGCGCCTCTATGGGCATCTGTACGCCGATATCCTAAGCGGCCGGCTGCGGCCGGGGGAGGCGCTGTCGGAAACGCGCCTCGCCGAACAGCACGGCATCAGCCGGACGCCGGTCCGCGAGGTGCTCCAGCGGCTCGTCAAAGAAGGCCTGCTTCGTGTCGTTCCGCAGATCGGGACATTCGTCGCGCCGATCAACCTCTCATCGGTCAACGGCAGCCAGTTCATTCGCGAGGCTCTTGAGTGCCGCGCCGTGCGCCTCGCCGCCGAGCGGGCGACGCGGGCGCAGATCGCCGAACTGCGCCGGCAGATCGTCAAGCAAAGGCAGGCGATCAAGTCCGAAGATCACCTAACGTTCTTTCAGCTCGACGAAGTGATGCACCGCGCAATTTTGGATATTGCAGGCCAGCCGCTGGTGTGGAGCCTGATCGCTTCGGTGAAAGCGCAACTCGACCGCGTGCGACATCTTTCCCTGGAAGATCGTGAATGGCTGACCATGATCTTCCGCCAGCACCGCGAGATCATCGGATGCATCGCACGGCATGATCCGGTCGGTGCCGATCACGCCATGCAGGATCATCTTCGCACGGTATTCGGCGCGATCTCGCGCATCGCGCAGCGGCACCCGGAGTTCTTTGAACACGAGCCGCCGCTCGCGCTCAAGCAAGACTTCGCCTGA
- the uxuA gene encoding mannonate dehydratase, whose amino-acid sequence MEQTWRWFGPEDSVALSEIRQTGAVGIVTALHQIPYGVVWSRDEIAERKDAIEADKAVGLRWSVVESLPVAEAIKQGEGDLTAMFDNYRASLRNLAALGVKTVCYNFMPVLDWTRTQLAAPWPGGGTTLRFDAHEYAAFDCFILQRTGAEAEQSPEVLAGARAWIRTASESDKDTLLATIMAGLPGAHERYDVPGLRRMLDRYADIDHEGLRQNLARFLREVVPAAEEAGVRLCIHPDDPPRPVFGLPRIASTRDDLDFIVKAVDSAANGITLCTGSLGSRPGNDLPAIARRFAHRIYFVHLRNVTKEPDGSFVEADHLGGDVDIVAVVRALLHEQARRKSAGDPQWRIPMRSDHGHELLDDAERKTHPGYPLIGRMRGLAELRGVMTAIASTERLPL is encoded by the coding sequence ATGGAACAGACGTGGCGTTGGTTTGGTCCGGAGGATTCGGTCGCGCTCTCGGAGATTCGTCAAACCGGTGCGGTCGGAATCGTCACGGCGTTGCACCAGATTCCTTACGGCGTCGTCTGGAGCCGTGACGAGATCGCCGAGCGCAAGGATGCGATCGAAGCGGACAAGGCGGTTGGCTTGCGTTGGAGCGTCGTCGAAAGCCTGCCGGTCGCCGAGGCGATCAAGCAGGGCGAAGGCGACCTGACGGCGATGTTCGACAACTACCGGGCTTCGTTGCGCAATCTCGCGGCGCTGGGCGTCAAGACCGTCTGCTACAACTTCATGCCGGTGCTCGACTGGACGCGTACGCAGCTGGCCGCGCCGTGGCCTGGCGGCGGAACTACTTTGCGTTTCGATGCGCACGAATACGCGGCTTTTGACTGTTTCATCCTTCAGCGTACGGGCGCCGAGGCGGAGCAGTCGCCGGAGGTTCTCGCCGGCGCCCGCGCCTGGATACGAACCGCGTCGGAAAGCGATAAGGACACGTTGCTCGCCACCATCATGGCGGGGCTCCCGGGTGCCCATGAGCGTTACGATGTGCCGGGCCTGCGCCGCATGCTCGATCGCTATGCGGACATCGACCATGAAGGCCTGCGCCAGAATCTCGCTCGGTTCTTGCGTGAGGTGGTGCCGGCCGCCGAAGAGGCCGGCGTCCGCCTTTGTATTCATCCCGACGATCCGCCGCGCCCAGTGTTCGGCCTGCCGCGCATTGCCTCGACGCGGGACGATCTTGATTTCATCGTGAAGGCGGTAGACAGCGCGGCAAACGGCATCACGCTGTGTACCGGATCGCTGGGCTCCCGTCCCGGTAACGACCTGCCGGCAATCGCGCGGCGGTTCGCGCACCGCATCTATTTTGTGCATCTTCGCAATGTCACGAAGGAGCCGGACGGCTCGTTCGTCGAGGCCGATCATCTCGGCGGTGATGTCGATATTGTCGCGGTTGTGCGGGCCTTGCTGCATGAGCAGGCGCGCCGCAAGAGTGCGGGCGACCCGCAATGGCGCATTCCGATGCGGTCGGATCACGGGCACGAACTGCTGGATGACGCAGAGCGCAAGACGCATCCGGGCTATCCGCTGATTGGCCGCATGCGCGGTCTGGCGGAATTGCGCGGCGTCATGACCGCAATCGCATCGACGGAGAGGTTGCCGCTATGA
- a CDS encoding transporter substrate-binding domain-containing protein, whose translation MRKGLTGMLAIAALLAAALSATAQDVPAPGRSPRIDAIKKAGVLRVGVLANAPWLVENTTGAGAHWSGPAWDLAKEYAKRLGVKLDPVLVSHETKIPVLASNQVDISITPLAETPERTRVVDFILYSNTSVCMFGRADNPKFTKAKTVDDLNSPDITIAYFIGGAEEAWVKQRFPKAKYLGVANSGATAPLEEIMAKRADAAPINRIPYVPMSRKVKGLAVLPKENNCQNSTEKAQPVGVAIDKNQPAFLAWARAVEKAIHPQLAASEQRVIDTMK comes from the coding sequence ATGAGGAAAGGACTGACGGGAATGCTCGCAATCGCCGCCTTGCTGGCGGCGGCATTATCAGCGACGGCGCAGGACGTGCCCGCGCCCGGCAGGAGCCCCCGGATCGATGCGATCAAGAAGGCCGGTGTGCTGCGCGTCGGCGTGCTGGCCAACGCGCCGTGGCTGGTCGAGAATACGACGGGCGCCGGCGCGCATTGGTCCGGCCCCGCGTGGGACCTGGCGAAAGAATATGCCAAACGCCTCGGCGTGAAGCTCGACCCGGTGCTGGTGTCGCACGAAACGAAGATCCCTGTTCTGGCGTCAAATCAGGTCGACATCTCGATCACGCCGCTGGCCGAAACGCCGGAACGGACCCGGGTGGTTGACTTCATTCTCTACTCCAACACCAGCGTCTGCATGTTTGGTCGCGCGGACAATCCGAAGTTCACCAAAGCCAAGACGGTGGACGATCTCAATTCGCCGGACATTACCATTGCGTATTTCATCGGTGGCGCCGAGGAAGCCTGGGTGAAACAGCGTTTCCCGAAAGCGAAATACCTGGGTGTCGCCAATTCGGGGGCGACCGCGCCGCTGGAAGAGATCATGGCGAAGCGGGCCGATGCCGCGCCGATCAACCGCATTCCCTATGTGCCGATGAGCCGCAAGGTGAAGGGCTTGGCGGTGTTGCCGAAGGAGAACAATTGCCAGAACAGCACCGAAAAGGCCCAGCCGGTCGGGGTCGCCATCGATAAGAACCAGCCGGCATTCCTCGCGTGGGCACGCGCGGTGGAGAAGGCGATCCATCCTCAGCTCGCGGCGTCCGAGCAGAGGGTGATCGACACCATGAAGTAG
- a CDS encoding amino acid ABC transporter permease — MDSAGFLLGGLELTLALSLLTMLSSLILGGAIGLARCYGPAWLRWPLVFYIDSMRSVPVFVVLVWTYFALPLLTGVILPPFWAALAALTAHVAAYVAEIVRAGVTSIRPGQSRAAFALGMSRSQAVRTIILPQAVVRMLPAFGSILSITIKDTAIAAVIAVPEYMNKSQTVAGQSFHPIEVFLVAMAVYFIILFPVTRVVDMIYARVAYLGRS; from the coding sequence TTGGACAGCGCCGGGTTCCTGCTCGGCGGGTTGGAGCTGACGCTCGCGCTCTCGCTCCTGACGATGCTGAGCAGCCTGATTCTCGGCGGCGCGATCGGCCTGGCGCGCTGCTACGGGCCGGCGTGGCTGCGCTGGCCTCTGGTGTTCTACATCGACTCGATGCGTTCGGTGCCGGTATTCGTGGTGCTGGTCTGGACGTATTTCGCGCTGCCGCTGCTCACGGGCGTAATCCTGCCGCCGTTCTGGGCGGCGCTCGCCGCGTTGACGGCGCACGTCGCCGCCTACGTGGCCGAGATCGTCCGCGCCGGCGTCACGTCCATCCGCCCCGGCCAGTCGCGCGCCGCTTTCGCGCTCGGCATGTCGCGGTCGCAGGCGGTTCGCACCATCATCCTGCCGCAGGCGGTGGTGCGCATGCTGCCGGCGTTCGGCTCGATCCTGTCGATCACCATCAAGGATACGGCAATCGCCGCCGTGATCGCCGTGCCTGAGTATATGAACAAGTCGCAGACCGTCGCCGGGCAAAGCTTTCACCCGATCGAGGTTTTTCTGGTGGCGATGGCAGTCTATTTCATCATCCTGTTTCCCGTCACCCGCGTCGTCGACATGATCTACGCGCGGGTCGCGTATCTTGGCCGGTCATGA
- a CDS encoding amino acid ABC transporter permease — translation MNFDWSVVWHNAGALVEGTKLTVLLAVTTMAIAIPGGILLAVMRLSRVRVLAVASASFTELFRNLPLILVIYTAYYVMPVATGLSLSPVVTGIIALSLNVAAYNGETFRAGIASIRMGQSEAAYALGMTRWQTMRDVVLPQAVRRVLPVLASTWVSLFKDTSLVSVISVAELAYTSMRVRSQTFRVLEMLTAMAAIYWMLGYPQAKLVDWINRRYSVKE, via the coding sequence ATGAATTTCGATTGGTCCGTCGTGTGGCACAACGCCGGCGCTTTGGTGGAAGGCACCAAGCTCACCGTTTTGCTCGCGGTGACAACGATGGCGATCGCCATTCCCGGCGGCATCCTGCTCGCGGTGATGCGGCTGTCTCGCGTGCGCGTTCTGGCGGTCGCCAGTGCGAGTTTCACGGAGCTGTTCCGCAATCTGCCGCTGATCCTCGTGATCTACACGGCCTATTACGTGATGCCGGTCGCGACCGGCCTCAGCCTATCGCCGGTTGTCACCGGCATCATCGCGCTGAGCCTGAACGTTGCTGCCTATAATGGCGAGACGTTCCGCGCCGGCATCGCCTCGATTCGCATGGGCCAGAGCGAAGCGGCCTATGCTCTCGGCATGACACGCTGGCAGACGATGCGCGATGTCGTGTTGCCGCAGGCGGTGCGCCGGGTGCTCCCGGTCCTGGCGAGCACCTGGGTATCGCTGTTCAAGGACACGTCTCTGGTATCCGTCATTTCCGTGGCTGAGCTCGCCTACACTTCGATGCGCGTACGCTCGCAGACGTTCCGCGTGCTCGAAATGCTGACGGCGATGGCGGCGATATATTGGATGCTGGGTTATCCGCAGGCCAAGCTCGTCGACTGGATCAACCGCCGCTACTCGGTCAAGGAATGA
- a CDS encoding amino acid ABC transporter ATP-binding protein, which translates to MDTADPTTLRKGSSQAPVLVYRNVVKRFAGFVALAGVSAEVRKGEVVCLIGPSGSGKSTLLRCTNGLELIDDGEIMFDGELLPRDWEGMRRVRQRMGMVFQNFELFPHKTALGNVTIGPTTVLGLSREAAEKRARALLEKVGLADKAASYPSQLSGGEQQRVAIARALDMEPEVMLFDEPTSALDPETIGEVLNVMTQLAREGMTMIVVTHEMTFARLVGDWIVVMDRGAIIEQGPPKQIFEAPTVERTRDFLSHLGWSG; encoded by the coding sequence ATGGATACCGCCGACCCCACGACGTTGCGGAAAGGAAGCAGCCAGGCGCCGGTCTTGGTTTATCGCAACGTCGTCAAGCGGTTCGCCGGCTTCGTGGCGTTGGCGGGCGTATCGGCAGAGGTGCGCAAGGGCGAGGTGGTGTGCTTGATCGGGCCGTCTGGCTCCGGCAAATCGACGCTGCTTCGCTGCACCAACGGGCTCGAACTGATCGACGACGGCGAGATCATGTTCGACGGCGAACTCCTGCCGCGCGACTGGGAAGGCATGCGGCGCGTGCGGCAGCGCATGGGTATGGTGTTCCAGAATTTCGAGCTGTTCCCCCACAAGACCGCGCTGGGCAACGTGACCATCGGGCCGACGACCGTGTTGGGGCTGTCGCGGGAGGCCGCCGAGAAGCGCGCGCGCGCTTTGCTCGAAAAAGTCGGGCTCGCGGATAAGGCCGCAAGCTATCCTTCTCAGCTATCGGGCGGAGAGCAGCAGCGCGTTGCCATCGCCAGGGCCCTGGACATGGAGCCGGAGGTAATGCTGTTCGATGAGCCGACCTCGGCGCTCGACCCCGAGACGATCGGCGAGGTGCTCAACGTGATGACTCAGCTTGCCCGGGAGGGCATGACCATGATCGTGGTAACGCACGAGATGACGTTCGCGCGTCTGGTCGGCGATTGGATCGTCGTCATGGACCGCGGGGCCATCATCGAGCAGGGACCGCCGAAGCAGATTTTCGAGGCGCCCACGGTCGAGCGCACGCGCGACTTCCTCAGCCATCTCGGCTGGTCGGGCTGA
- a CDS encoding nitroreductase family deazaflavin-dependent oxidoreductase gives MAQDWNKAIIEEFRGNGGKVGGPFAGAPLLILHSVGAKSGKPRTNPLMYLNLGHQQVAVFASKGGAPTNPDWYHNLMANPRATVELGNETFDVTARVARGEERSRIWSAQKQGYPNFAEYERKTKREIPVVILERARR, from the coding sequence ATGGCCCAGGACTGGAACAAAGCGATCATTGAGGAGTTTCGCGGCAACGGCGGCAAAGTCGGCGGACCGTTTGCGGGCGCACCGCTGCTCATCCTTCATTCTGTCGGCGCCAAGTCGGGCAAGCCACGCACGAACCCGCTGATGTATCTGAATCTCGGACACCAACAGGTCGCCGTGTTCGCCAGCAAGGGCGGCGCGCCGACGAATCCCGATTGGTACCACAACCTTATGGCGAACCCGCGCGCGACGGTTGAACTTGGCAACGAGACGTTCGACGTTACGGCGAGAGTCGCGCGAGGCGAGGAGCGGTCGCGGATCTGGAGTGCGCAGAAACAGGGCTACCCAAACTTCGCCGAGTACGAGCGAAAGACCAAGCGCGAAATCCCCGTTGTGATTTTGGAGCGCGCCAGGAGATAG
- a CDS encoding copper amine oxidase N-terminal domain-containing protein has translation MASLPALAIVLSAALPAPADSGLRVVIGGHEVTLERPPLIVDGRVFVPVRGLFEQLGATLAWEDPSTHAVIVSRNVPAGGGTQVRLMAGSRQAFINDSPVTLDAAPIIVAGRVYVPLRFVGEALRAAVAWDPELHIVSITPGPAPPSSPPAAVPVPPKTGPAEGTVVRVDLAARSPDIVITWYGNQTRTFTVAPDTAFFRRDLNTNRIEPIQLRQVFSGDAVSLVVEVGGGPRPRGTIRHGEVLVREERGRVASATDRTLVLSDGRSFALAEHARFIAGGSLVARPPDLAEKSVIVRVQPFTLQVVEVEVTG, from the coding sequence GTGGCTTCGCTCCCCGCGCTGGCGATTGTCTTGAGCGCGGCGCTCCCGGCTCCTGCGGATTCGGGGCTTCGTGTGGTGATTGGCGGACACGAGGTCACACTCGAGCGTCCCCCTCTGATCGTCGACGGCCGCGTGTTTGTGCCCGTGCGAGGACTATTTGAACAACTCGGAGCCACGCTGGCCTGGGAAGATCCGTCAACACATGCCGTCATCGTCTCTCGCAACGTACCGGCAGGCGGGGGCACGCAGGTCAGGCTCATGGCCGGCAGCCGCCAGGCGTTCATCAATGATTCGCCCGTCACCTTGGACGCGGCACCAATCATCGTCGCAGGCCGCGTCTACGTGCCCCTGCGGTTCGTCGGCGAAGCGTTAAGGGCGGCGGTCGCATGGGATCCTGAGCTTCACATCGTGTCGATCACGCCCGGACCGGCCCCGCCGTCCTCGCCGCCGGCGGCGGTGCCGGTGCCGCCCAAGACAGGGCCCGCAGAGGGAACCGTAGTGCGAGTGGACCTCGCCGCCCGTTCGCCGGATATCGTCATCACCTGGTATGGAAACCAGACCCGGACGTTCACCGTCGCTCCCGACACCGCGTTCTTTCGTCGCGATCTCAACACAAACCGCATCGAGCCGATCCAGCTCCGGCAAGTCTTCTCCGGCGACGCGGTGAGCCTCGTCGTGGAAGTCGGCGGGGGACCGCGCCCTCGCGGGACGATCCGGCACGGAGAGGTGCTGGTGCGCGAAGAAAGGGGACGCGTCGCGTCGGCGACCGACCGAACTTTGGTCCTCAGCGACGGCCGGTCGTTTGCCTTGGCTGAGCACGCACGATTCATCGCCGGCGGGAGCCTCGTTGCTCGGCCGCCGGACCTCGCGGAGAAATCGGTCATCGTGAGAGTGCAGCCCTTTACCCTGCAGGTGGTCGAGGTCGAAGTGACGGGTTGA
- a CDS encoding HD-GYP domain-containing protein: MTRYSVIDRDYAPTTSFPWRLLGLPGRIGPDPAGPREPRWISIIRILFLVTLIPASWLGIIHVEEPAVAVIIVLLGGYVIVLTLGLRWLPPVQRADLAVVLDILVVTIIVVISGGLGSPFLYLYYLAIVEAAAQLTLRDALAAAVVTAGTMLLLWVQAGHAQVLSAPGFRLGALIAGGFFLALLFGTHIQELRSATALALAYEYAIEGWARALDLRDRETVGHSRRVTETTLRLARALCVPRKDLAYIRAGALLHDIGKMAVPDRILQKPGSLTPDEWEVMHHHPVCANEFLSAVPYLQPATDIPYCHHEKWDGSGYPRGLKGDQIPLAARIFAVADVWDALRSDRPYRPAWTEGASRAYIQEQAGTHFDPQVVEIFLTIEPCAPRRPAGGPS; the protein is encoded by the coding sequence GTGACGCGATACAGCGTGATCGACCGGGACTACGCGCCCACGACGTCGTTCCCTTGGCGCCTGCTTGGGCTGCCGGGCCGGATCGGTCCCGACCCGGCCGGTCCGCGCGAGCCCCGCTGGATCAGCATTATTCGCATCCTCTTCCTCGTCACGCTGATCCCGGCCTCATGGCTCGGCATCATCCACGTGGAGGAGCCGGCGGTCGCCGTCATCATCGTGCTGTTGGGCGGCTACGTGATCGTACTTACGCTGGGGCTGCGGTGGCTGCCGCCGGTTCAGCGAGCCGACCTCGCCGTCGTCCTGGATATCCTGGTGGTCACCATCATCGTGGTCATCTCCGGCGGACTCGGCAGTCCGTTCTTGTATCTGTATTACTTGGCCATCGTCGAAGCCGCGGCCCAACTCACGCTGCGCGATGCGCTGGCGGCCGCGGTGGTCACCGCGGGCACGATGCTGCTGTTGTGGGTTCAGGCTGGGCACGCGCAAGTGTTGAGCGCCCCCGGCTTTCGCCTGGGGGCGCTCATCGCGGGCGGGTTCTTTCTCGCGCTTCTCTTTGGGACCCACATTCAAGAGTTGCGCAGCGCGACGGCGCTCGCCCTCGCGTACGAGTACGCGATCGAAGGGTGGGCCCGCGCCCTCGACCTCCGCGACAGGGAGACGGTGGGCCACAGCCGGCGTGTCACGGAGACGACGCTGCGGCTGGCCCGGGCGCTCTGCGTGCCCCGGAAGGACCTCGCCTATATCCGCGCGGGGGCGCTGCTGCACGACATCGGCAAGATGGCCGTGCCGGACCGCATCCTCCAGAAGCCGGGCTCCCTCACACCGGACGAGTGGGAGGTCATGCACCATCATCCGGTGTGCGCCAACGAGTTTCTCTCCGCGGTGCCGTATCTGCAGCCGGCGACGGACATTCCGTACTGCCACCACGAGAAGTGGGACGGCAGCGGTTATCCGCGGGGGCTCAAGGGCGACCAGATCCCGCTGGCCGCGCGCATCTTCGCGGTCGCCGACGTGTGGGACGCGCTTCGCTCCGATCGGCCGTACCGGCCGGCGTGGACGGAGGGGGCAAGCCGCGCGTACATCCAGGAGCAGGCCGGTACGCACTTTGACCCTCAAGTCGTGGAGATCTTCCTGACGATCGAACCCTGCGCCCCACGCCGTCCGGCGGGAGGTCCGTCGTGA
- a CDS encoding sensor domain-containing diguanylate cyclase, whose protein sequence is MPRLSASGGPDKTVAFLANFARKFTAILSLEALLQYALRALRDDVGFEACSVALIDDNGEGAFVIRAASGLCARSRGLAIPRGKGVHGAVARARQPLLVSDMAADARVYWRDMGAGSGIYAPLMARGRVTGILSAVRRQPAAFDETDLDVLVAVAGYLAAALEAAQLHERLREQATTDGLTGLANHRALRRALERELARSRRSGQPVSVVFVEIDGFKKINDEFGHLHGDQILRAVATVLRGSCRETDLAGRFGGDEFVLLLSQTEAEHAVRVAERVRRRLAEIEIQRPRVTASFGIATCLNHGVSADALLEAADRAMYQAKRAGGDRVRVT, encoded by the coding sequence GTGCCTCGTCTATCCGCCTCCGGCGGCCCGGACAAGACCGTCGCCTTCCTCGCTAATTTCGCCAGGAAGTTCACCGCGATCCTCAGCCTCGAGGCCTTGCTCCAATACGCGCTCCGGGCCCTGCGTGACGACGTCGGATTCGAGGCCTGCTCCGTCGCCCTGATCGACGACAACGGTGAGGGCGCGTTTGTCATTCGGGCCGCCTCGGGGCTGTGCGCACGCAGCCGCGGGCTCGCGATCCCTCGCGGGAAGGGTGTTCACGGCGCGGTGGCCCGCGCCCGCCAACCTCTGCTCGTGTCCGACATGGCCGCCGATGCGCGGGTGTACTGGCGGGACATGGGGGCGGGTTCCGGCATCTATGCGCCGCTCATGGCCCGCGGCCGTGTGACCGGCATCCTGAGCGCGGTGCGCCGCCAACCGGCGGCCTTCGATGAAACGGACCTGGACGTGCTCGTCGCCGTGGCGGGCTATCTGGCGGCGGCGCTGGAAGCGGCCCAGCTTCACGAGCGGCTTCGGGAGCAGGCGACGACGGACGGTCTGACGGGGCTCGCGAACCACCGGGCCCTCCGTCGGGCCCTGGAACGGGAACTGGCACGGTCTCGCCGGTCCGGGCAGCCGGTATCGGTCGTGTTCGTCGAAATCGACGGGTTCAAGAAAATCAACGACGAATTCGGGCATCTCCACGGCGATCAGATACTGCGGGCGGTCGCCACGGTGCTGCGGGGTTCATGCCGGGAGACGGACTTGGCCGGCCGCTTCGGCGGAGACGAGTTCGTGCTCTTGCTTTCACAAACCGAAGCGGAGCACGCGGTGCGGGTCGCGGAGCGGGTGCGGCGGCGTCTGGCCGAAATCGAGATTCAGCGTCCACGCGTGACGGCGAGTTTCGGCATCGCGACGTGTCTCAACCACGGAGTCTCCGCCGACGCCCTGTTGGAGGCTGCCGATCGCGCCATGTACCAGGCCAAGCGGGCCGGGGGCGACCGCGTACGCGTCACGTGA
- a CDS encoding DUF2066 domain-containing protein produces MRATLIAVLIAAAAATGSPGGAQPADDLYQATVIVTGTDARSRPIGFAQALRKVLVNVTGEPRLHDDPRVSALAARADALVASYSYVDRMAGRPVHDEQGTRDRPYNLTVKFIPARVDHMVADLGQQPWRGPRPVVVPVLAVRIGTASYLLSADGPDGAAQRASFADMARDFDLRVRFPTQAQFSAWGLRPGRFPAPQTTGAADEALVTGTLEFNESLPGWVGTWRWRRRGAGYAWGIKGVSFDEAFRDICRGVLRVASGHGRPD; encoded by the coding sequence ATGAGAGCGACCCTGATCGCGGTCCTAATCGCGGCCGCCGCCGCGACCGGATCACCCGGCGGCGCACAGCCGGCGGACGATCTCTATCAGGCGACGGTCATCGTCACGGGCACCGACGCGCGCAGCCGGCCGATCGGCTTCGCGCAGGCGCTGCGCAAGGTGCTCGTGAACGTCACGGGCGAGCCCCGGCTGCATGACGACCCGCGCGTCTCGGCGTTGGCCGCGCGCGCGGACGCGCTGGTCGCCTCGTATTCCTACGTGGATCGGATGGCCGGGAGACCGGTACACGACGAGCAGGGCACCCGCGATCGTCCCTACAACCTCACGGTCAAGTTCATCCCCGCGCGGGTCGACCACATGGTCGCGGATCTCGGGCAGCAGCCCTGGCGCGGACCGCGCCCGGTGGTGGTCCCGGTGCTCGCGGTGCGCATCGGCACCGCGTCCTACCTGCTGAGCGCCGACGGTCCGGACGGGGCCGCGCAGCGCGCCTCGTTCGCCGACATGGCCCGCGACTTCGATCTGCGCGTGCGCTTCCCGACCCAAGCCCAGTTCTCGGCGTGGGGCCTCCGCCCCGGCCGCTTCCCGGCCCCTCAGACGACGGGGGCCGCGGACGAAGCGCTGGTCACAGGCACGCTCGAGTTCAACGAGTCGCTCCCGGGCTGGGTCGGGACCTGGCGGTGGCGCCGGCGGGGCGCCGGCTACGCATGGGGCATCAAGGGCGTCAGCTTCGACGAGGCGTTTCGCGATATCTGCCGGGGCGTGCTCCGCGTCGCCTCCGGCCACGGCAGGCCGGACTAG
- a CDS encoding NIPSNAP family protein has product MTITVFIRYRLDPFKREAFETYARRWLTIIPTCGGEVVGYWLPHEGTNDVAYGLISFESLAAYEAYRARLRTDPDAAANFRFAEEQRFIAAEERTFLRLVSLKVP; this is encoded by the coding sequence ATGACGATCACGGTGTTCATCCGGTACCGGCTCGATCCGTTCAAGCGGGAGGCGTTCGAGACGTATGCACGTCGCTGGCTGACGATCATCCCCACGTGCGGCGGCGAGGTCGTCGGGTACTGGCTGCCGCACGAAGGCACAAACGACGTCGCGTACGGCCTGATCTCCTTTGAGAGCCTCGCGGCGTACGAAGCCTATCGCGCGCGGCTGCGGACGGATCCGGATGCCGCCGCGAATTTCCGCTTCGCCGAAGAGCAGCGGTTTATCGCCGCCGAGGAGCGGACGTTCCTGCGGCTCGTCTCCCTAAAGGTCCCGTAA
- a CDS encoding alpha/beta family hydrolase — protein sequence MADDSERLEFPAAGGAVSALWTPAARAIAVAAIAHGAGAGMTHPFMMGAAAGLAGGGVSVLRFNFLYMEARRRVPDRTPVLLDAWRAATRELARRGAGLPIVMGGKSMGGRMASMLAAEEGTEFPGAALVFFGYPLHPAGATDRLRDAHLAEIRVPMLFIQGTRDALAHADLIEGVVRRLEPLARLHVVPDGDHSFHVRGTKRPDRDIGYDLGRLAASYVGEIARSRRV from the coding sequence ATGGCCGACGACTCCGAGCGTCTCGAGTTTCCCGCCGCCGGCGGGGCGGTGTCCGCGTTGTGGACGCCCGCGGCGCGGGCGATCGCCGTGGCGGCCATCGCGCACGGGGCGGGAGCCGGTATGACCCATCCGTTTATGATGGGCGCCGCGGCCGGCCTTGCCGGCGGCGGCGTCTCCGTCCTGCGATTCAACTTTCTCTACATGGAGGCTCGCCGGCGCGTGCCGGACCGGACGCCTGTATTGCTCGACGCGTGGCGCGCGGCGACCCGGGAACTCGCGCGCCGCGGCGCCGGGCTTCCGATAGTCATGGGCGGGAAGTCCATGGGCGGCCGCATGGCGTCCATGCTGGCCGCGGAGGAGGGTACGGAGTTCCCGGGGGCGGCGCTGGTGTTCTTCGGATACCCGCTGCACCCGGCGGGGGCGACCGACCGGCTTCGGGATGCGCACCTCGCGGAGATCCGAGTGCCGATGCTGTTCATCCAGGGTACGCGGGACGCGCTCGCGCACGCCGACCTGATCGAGGGTGTGGTCCGGCGCCTCGAACCGCTGGCCCGGCTGCATGTGGTGCCGGACGGGGACCACTCGTTTCACGTGCGGGGGACAAAGCGTCCGGACCGCGACATCGGATACGACCTGGGTCGGCTCGCCGCGAGCTACGTCGGTGAGATCGCCCGGAGCCGGCGGGTATGA